The sequence below is a genomic window from Bos taurus isolate L1 Dominette 01449 registration number 42190680 breed Hereford chromosome 7, ARS-UCD2.0, whole genome shotgun sequence.
CTAAAATACACAAAAACTCACAAAGGGCACAAAAACTATGTCAGCCTCATTAAGCATTAAATTAAGAATTTGTTCAGCTcccatttatattctttttgagGTTGGGTGACCTCACTCAGCAAGAATTCCCAAGCATGTCCAGCCAGTCAGTCATTCATTGCTAACCAGaaccaaaataataattataaagaccttttaaaaatgtttagagCAAAAAAAGTCCTTGGCCTCGCTTTAATATGCCAGACATAATACAGTGTGGCATGTTCAAAAGCAAGAGTGCAGAGCTGGAGAAAGCCTAAAAACAGTCCACAAAGTGCCAAGAAATCCCCCACCAACTCTGACCCGctctcctttttttgttgttgttcagttgctaagtcatgtccgactattttcgaccccagggactgcagcacaccaggctggcAATTCTTTAATTGCTGCCATAAGGAAATTCCCCTATCCCCATAGTCCAGGCAAAGGTCCCAGGGCTGACTCTGATTGGCTGAACTCCGGTCATGTGATAGCCACGCACCAATCACTACAACCAGCGGAAGCAACACTCTGACTGGCCAAGACTTAGGACCATATACATCACTGATGCCAGGGAAGCGGGTCAGTCCTCCTAGCCCAGTGAACAGGGTGGGGTTAGGGACTGGACCAGCACCTCTCAATGGAGGCTGATTCTGCCCCGGAGGGGACCCTGGGCAATtaatatctggagacatttttggtttcGTGATAGGATGGAGGAGGGTATACTGGTATCTGCTGGGTAGAAGCTCCTAAATATCCTACGATGCACAGGATAGTTCCCACCGAAAAGAAAGGTGCCAACCGGACATTGGATAGGGCAACAGAGAACCGGTCCTTGAGGTCAGGTCGCCAACTGTCTTATTGTTCAGATAAGCCAACTGAGGTCAGAGAGGGACTGTGATTTACTCCAGGTCAATCACAAGGATTGCAAAAGTCTGAGATCTGGGTTGTTTCAATTGTGGTTAAGTACACAtaacactggcttccctggtgcctcaggggtaaagagtcctcctgccaaagcgggagatgagggtttgatccctgggttgggaagatccccgcgaggaggaaatggcaccccattctagtattcttaccggaagaatcccatggacagaggagcctggtgggctacaatccacagggtcacaaagagttggacatgactgagcgtctacACACACAGTAAAATGGATGTGATGGTGACACATTTGTCAGGTGTGGAAGGGTTAGATGAGTTAGTCTATGTGCCTATCATAATGTACAGTTTTCTACAACTGCCTTCCGTGTTGGGGAGCTCTTCCAGGGCTTGGGGATCAAACATTGAATGagagccatttccttccccagcacTGTCCATCTACGCCCTGCTGCTCTTCGAGATCGAGACAGGTGCAGCAGCTGCCTCCATCCTTGGCTTGGGTGCTCTAGTCCTGGTGGCAGCACTGACCCACACTCTGCTCCAGGCTGCCCGGACCACCCGCCGGGGCGTCCATGAACTGTCCCCACCACACTTTGAAGATGACCCTGTCTGCCCTGCTGAAGTCTCCAAGGCCGGCCCCAGGGCCCAGCCCCAGCAGGGTACTCATCACTGGACTCTCTACTCATCCTTCCCTAAGCTGGGGGACTCCCTCAGACCCATGGTCACTGACACAGCACCTGCAGTCATGGGAGGAGGCCGGGAGAGCTGCCTGCCTGCATCCCGCATGCACCGGACACTGTCTGCCAGTGAGGGGCGCTGGGGAGAGGTCACACATGAGATGCGCAGCATCCTGGGCCATAGGCCAGCGGGTTCAGGGAAGGACTCTACCTTGGTGTGAACCCAAGGATCAGGGATAGAGACCTAGTGTCAGGCAGCAGGAAGAGGACTCTTGTAGAAATAGCTCCAGGTTCAACCACAGTAGCAGTACAACTTGATTTCTCTCTCAGTTCGCAGCATCTCTGAGTTTTGTCCTCAAGTTTGCCTCATGGCACAGAATGGCTGCTGGGGGTCCAGCCTTCACCTTCTCACTCAGAGAGAAAAGTAGAGGCCAGGACTGACTCAGGAGCTTTTGGAAATCTTCCTGAGAGGCCTTGGAACTCTTCTGGTTATACATCACTGGCCAAAACAGTCATGTGGCCACACTTCAGCATAGAGGAGACAAGGAAATGTAGCTGCCCAGAATGAATAAAATTCTGTTCTaggcaggagggggaggggagagcttAGAAAGTGGTTCTCTAAACATCTccgtccattttacagatgaggaaaccgaggcccagagaggggcagtGACTCACCAAGGGTCCCATGGCCAGTACTGAGCATCAGAGCCTGGATTCGAACCTGGGTCCTGTAACCTCCATGCTGCTGATAGTGCAAGTCTCAGACTCTGCGACTCCTTCTGGGCTGTGAGCATTTGAAACCTGCATGTGTCGAGCTCAGAGCAGCCCCGGGCCACGGATGCACCTGGAGACCTGGACCCAGGCTCCTGGCTGTGCCTGTGGCTGAGGGCTTCACcactctgtgtctcagtttcctggcctgtaaaatgggaacagagGTGGTTCCTTCTTCTAGGGCTCCTGTGAGACACTATATGAGTCATTCCAGGGGCCTGTGCACAGCAGGTCCTCAATGCTTGTCAAcctgtgcttctgttaggttggGGTGCCTGGTGGCAAGAAAATGTGGGTTGATGGCTGGTTTCTGGGACTCTTGAAACTTATGGGGCTTGGTGGTTAACTCAGAGCCCCTCAGGGGTCTGAGCCCTTCAGACCCTCAGGGGTCTCCCGAGGTCCTGGCCCCATCCCTGTCCtgcaaaactggaaaataaattcCATGTCATTATCTCCATGTCACTTGAGCCACAACCAAATGTGCCTCATGGCCAAGTTAGGTCTAGGATGAAGGGTGCACTGgaaggagtgggggtggggagggcaagaGTTGGGGGACAGAGTGTACCCCTTGTAGAGCCAAGTCTGGAATCCATTTCCCACAAATCTTCATGCATATAAATATCACAGCGGGTGGGGATGCCCTGGTTCCTGCCCCCACTCCGAATGGACAAGTGTCCTCAGCAGTCTCCCAGCCTGTCCCTCCCTTCCTGGGCCACCTAGGGCCACTAGTGGAGAAAGCTCAGCCACACAGTGGCTTGAAGACCCCAGGACCTGTCCCCATGGGCAGAGAGGTGGCAGCGCCCAGCAGCCTTGGGGGAGGCTGGTCCCCAAGCCAATGATCAGGTAGAGACTTGGATGCCCCACTCCCCTGGGCCACATCCTTCCTGAGCCCCCTGGGAGCCTACACAAACCTCCTCCTCCTATATGGCACCTGTCTCAGGGGGTATCCAGCCTCTTGGTGTGCATGAAAATATCAATGGAAGAGGATAACGTTAGAACAAATATcaaacttcctggtggtccagtggttaagaacctaccttccaatgcaggggatgcaggtttgatccctggttggggaactaagatcccgcatgtcaTGGGGCAACGAAGCTGCAACTAGGGAGCCCGCAGGCAGCACTTACTGAGCCTCccggctctagagcctgtgaccGCAACCAAGACACAGTGCAGGCAAAAAAAACCATGTCATGTCACATGCCTGGTACTGCAGACACGCACCAGGCACTTCTTGGCTTTAGTTAATTCTTAGGACAACCCCGCTCACCGATAGGAAACGGAGGCCGGAGAAGCAAGGCCGCTTCTGTGCGACCACACAGCAATGGTGATGGCTAGGAGCACGTAACCTTGTCACATGGATCCAGGACAGAGCACACGCCGGGGAAACATTGGAGACTCCAGTTTTCTGCGAACTCTCTGGAATGGGGGAGGCCCTGGGGACTCTGAAGAGGGGCAAGAGAGTTGAGGAGGAAGGACCCCAGGTGGCTGTGGGTGAGGAGTGCCTCATCTCCTGGACTGGTCAGGAGAATTAGAAGTTGAACTTCTAGGCCTCACACCCAAGGCCAGGACCAGGGGAGACGGACAAAAGTTAAGGCagctcaaaagaattgaaaacaagtGTTCAAACAAATCCTTGCACGTATGTGTTCATTCTAGTCATAATCACCAAAAGACAGAACCAAcgcaaatgtccatcaacagatgaatgaggaAACACAAAGTGGTGATACGATAATATTCCATACAACGGGATAGTACTGAACCGTGACGAGGAGTGGAGCTCTGGCACGCTGCAGCACGGGTGAGCCTACAGAACGTCAGGCTGAAGGAAGCCAGACACGGAAGGCCACGTGGTGTATGATcccacttatatgaaatgtcctGAACAGGCGAATCGATGACAgtgtagatta
It includes:
- the TMEM221 gene encoding transmembrane protein 221, which encodes MARSYGGRVLAAMVLLGIPAAVLAALGAQLLFQLQAGRAELRGPRIDGLGPELGAGPRLPEDAAGALLPLAAALSALALVLGLTCLLLAALCGHLGAEMARGPGSNRSDWFLYDCRLLRHVALGLFCCGVSVYLAALSIYALLLFEIETGAAAASILGLGALVLVAALTHTLLQAARTTRRGVHELSPPHFEDDPVCPAEVSKAGPRAQPQQGTHHWTLYSSFPKLGDSLRPMVTDTAPAVMGGGRESCLPASRMHRTLSASEGRWGEVTHEMRSILGHRPAGSGKDSTLV